From the Malus domestica chromosome 17, GDT2T_hap1 genome, one window contains:
- the LOC103405376 gene encoding protein DEEPER ROOTING 1, giving the protein MKLFGWMQNKINGKQGNKKPNTVSTTTHHAKQEPREEFSDWPHGLLAIGTFGNNELKENNAAQSPDIQEDPSSSEEILDNFTPEEVGKLHKELTKLLTRKPDIEKKIADLPLDRFLNCPSSLEVDRRTSNVLCSDSSNDHKDEDIEKTISVILGRCKDICADNKKAIGKKSISFLLKKMFVCRSGFAPAPSLRDTLQESRMEKLLRVMLNKKIINPQGTPRASSMKKYLEDGQNPTKRENHNEDDTKEKINDGCKWVKTDSEYIVLEI; this is encoded by the exons ATGAAG CTTTTTGGTTGGATGCAAAATAAGATCAATGGGAAGCAAGGAAACAAGAAACCAAATACAGTTTCTACTACAACCC ATCATGCAAAACAAGAGCCACGTGAAGAATTTAGTGACTGGCCTCATGGATTACTAGCGATTGGAACTTTTGGAAACaatgaattgaaagaaaataatgCTGCTCAAAGCCCAGATATTCAGGAAGATCCGTCTTCATCCGAAGAAATCCTAGATAATTTCACACCAGAGGAAGTTGGTAAATTGCATAAAGAGTTGACAAAACTCTTAACGCGAAAACCAGACATCGAAAAGAAAATCGCAGATCTTCCATTGGACAGATTTCTAAATTGCCCATCGAGCTTGGAGGTTGATCGGAGAACCAGCAATGTGCTTTGCTCCGATTCATCAAATGATCACAAGGATGAAGATATTGAGAAAACTATTAGTGTCATACTTGGTAGATGCAAAGACATATGTGCAGACAATAAGAAGGCAATTGGGAAGAAatcaatttcttttcttcttaagaAGATGTTTGTTTGTAGAAGTGGGTTTGCACCAGCACCAAGTTTGAGAGACACACTTCAAGAGTCAAGGATGGAGAAG CTTCTTAGGGTAATGCTTAACAAGAAGATCATCAATCCGCAAGGCACTCCTCGAGCATCATCGATGAAGAAATACCTTGAGGACGGACAGAATCCAACAAAAAGGGAAAATCACAATGAAGATGATACAAAAGAGAAGATTAATGATGGATGTAAATGGGTCAAGACAGATTCTGAAT ATATAGTACTAGAAATTTGA